In Micropterus dolomieu isolate WLL.071019.BEF.003 ecotype Adirondacks unplaced genomic scaffold, ASM2129224v1 scaffold_93, whole genome shotgun sequence, a single window of DNA contains:
- the LOC123967163 gene encoding adhesion G-protein coupled receptor G7-like, which produces MKNGTLSFCPPQALQCDQTLSDIQQNLTGPAHLEMLASSTQILTSNPEELTAENVTTAAQIANTLLLSPNATETVRVAAVATVSQLLNASTPDDSQENNATLGLTVTLDQLSVNLSQSLNTSQSQVVQPNLVVQSAQIPAADTLGVQFTSLSGTSGSFVADRIQLNTNVSTVVVENGFVADALIYIRFTPEAVSGRQKPSNVSLGFVLYQNDRFFRSRRYRRGRATIRVLSASVRGQERSVVPQHVEMLFRPTMMNGTSLYDFACVFWDYSLQDWSTDGCSKGNASDGVLRCFCNHTTNFAALWSFREKYQYAEALDVISIVGLSFSILGLVVTIIHHIKVNFQKNSRGVQNNKDSKIALLCIYLSLLAFIITFLSGVGNSSTQNDAQVEVNSQTNVIPGSDEHVEPDQGSCSAVAALLQFFLLATFMWNSVYGTQLVLLVRTLRRSLPPHWTKLSLAVGWGVPVVGTAITLGATYRVDNPLGYRQEELWLLARSSG; this is translated from the exons ATGAAGAACGGAACACTGAGTTTCTGTCCACCACAGGCGCTCCAGTGTGACCAGACGCTCAGTGACATACAACAAAAT cTTACTGGTCCAGCTCATTTAGAGATGCTGGCGAGCAGCACTCAAATTCTGACCTCCAACCCCGAAGAGCTAACGGCAGAAAATGTTACAACTGCAGCTCAGATTGCCAACACACTGCTGCTGTCTCCAAACGCCACAGAG ACTGTCAGGGTGGCAGCAGTAGCTACAGTCAGCCAGCTGCTGAATGCCAGCACGCCGGACGATAGCCAGGAAAACAACGCTACTCTGGG CCTTACGGTGACCCTGGACCAGCTCTCTGTGAACCTCAGCCAAAGTCTCAACACGTCTCAGAGTCAAGTAGTCCAACCAAACCTGGTGGTCCAGTCGGCACaaatccctgctgcagacaCTCTGGGAGTCCAGTTCAcctctctctcag GAACGTCTGGCAGTTTTGTTGCTGACCGAATTCAGCTGAACACCAACGTGTCAACAGTTGTGGTGGAAAACGGGTTCGTAGCCGACGCCCTCATATACATAAGATTCACACCAG AGGCTGTCAGTGGCCGTCAGAAGCCATCAAACGTCTCGCTGGGTTTCGTCCTCTACCAGAACGACCGTTTCTTCAGGTCGAGGCGGTATAGAAGGGGACGGGCCACCATCAGGGTCCTGTCGGCCAGCGTTAGAGGTCAGGAGCGCAGCGTGGTGCCGCAACACGTGGAGATGCTGTTCAGACCAACG ATGATGAATGGGACGTCTCTGTACGACTTCGCCTGTGTCTTCTGGGACTACAGTCTGCAGGACTGGAGCACCGACGGCTGCTCTAAAGGGAACGCTTCAGACGGAGTCCTGAGATGTTTCTGCAACCACACCACCAACTTCGCTGCTCTCTGG tcCTTCAGAGAGAAATATCAATATGCAGAAGCACTGGATGTGATTTCTATCGTTGGGCTTTCTTTTTCCATTCTGGGTTTGGTTGTAACGATCATTCACCACATTAAAGTGAA CTTTCAGAAAAACTCTCGTGGGGTGCAGAACAACAAGGACTCCAAAATCGCTCTGCTGTGCATCTACCTCAGCCTGCTGGCCTTCATCATCACCTTCCTCTCTGGCGTTGGAAACTCAAGCACACAGAACGACGCTCAGGTGGAGGTCAACAGTCAGACCAACGTTATCCCAGGGTCTGATGAGCACGTGGAGCCGGACCAAGGCTCGTGCTCGGCGGTGGCGGCTCTGCTGCAGTTCTTCCTGTTAGCCACCTTCATGTGGAACAGCGTGTACGGCACTCAGCTGGTGCTGCTGGTCCGGACGTTGCGCCGCAGTCTTCCTCCACACTGGACTAAACTCAGCCTCGCTGTGGGATGGG GTGTCCCAGTAGTCGGAACAGCAATCACACTGGGAGCCACCTACAGGGTTGACAATCCTCTGGGATACAGGCAGGAGGAATTGTGG CTGCTGGCTCGCAGCTCTGGATAA